The Clostridium septicum genome contains a region encoding:
- a CDS encoding elongator complex protein 3, which produces MSKKYYIIPIFISHQGCPHQCVFCNQNRIAKVVNDEVTGEDVKRTILEYLETINKNESTVEVSFFGGTFTAIDVSKQKELLAVAKDFKEKGFIHKIRMSTRPDAINDYILSYLKEYKVDIIELGVQSLDNYILKLSGRGHTSEDVYKASNLIKKYGFILGHQIMPGLPGDNFNKDIETVKKSIEMKPDLCRIYPSLVIKDTPMEEMYKRGEYVPYTLEEAVNVSKEMYKLYNKAKVQVIRIGLQPTESITWGKDIIDGPFHPAFRELVESNLMCDEIKKRVSEEDNIIIEVNPKDLSKLYANKKIYFNEFKNKHKGRIEVLTKDKLKRGTLRVIVVKKIEEVII; this is translated from the coding sequence ATGAGTAAAAAATACTACATAATTCCTATATTTATATCTCATCAGGGATGTCCACATCAATGTGTTTTTTGTAATCAAAATAGGATAGCGAAAGTTGTAAATGATGAGGTAACAGGTGAAGATGTTAAGAGAACTATTTTAGAATATTTAGAAACCATAAATAAAAATGAATCTACAGTAGAGGTTTCTTTCTTTGGAGGAACATTTACAGCTATAGATGTAAGTAAACAAAAAGAACTTTTAGCAGTTGCTAAAGATTTTAAAGAAAAAGGATTTATTCATAAAATAAGAATGTCTACAAGACCAGATGCTATAAATGATTATATATTAAGTTATTTAAAAGAATATAAAGTAGATATAATAGAGTTAGGTGTTCAATCTTTAGATAATTATATTTTAAAATTATCAGGAAGAGGTCATACTTCAGAAGATGTTTATAAAGCTTCAAATTTAATTAAAAAATATGGTTTTATTTTAGGTCATCAAATTATGCCGGGTCTTCCTGGAGATAATTTTAATAAAGATATAGAGACAGTAAAAAAATCCATTGAGATGAAACCAGATTTATGTAGAATATACCCATCTCTTGTTATAAAAGATACTCCAATGGAGGAAATGTATAAGAGAGGGGAGTATGTTCCATATACATTAGAAGAAGCAGTTAATGTATCAAAAGAAATGTATAAGCTTTATAATAAAGCTAAGGTTCAGGTTATAAGAATAGGACTTCAACCGACAGAATCTATAACTTGGGGGAAAGACATTATTGATGGACCATTTCATCCAGCATTTAGGGAGCTTGTTGAAAGCAATTTAATGTGTGATGAAATAAAAAAGAGGGTTTCAGAAGAGGATAATATTATAATAGAAGTTAACCCAAAAGATTTAAGTAAACTTTACGCAAATAAAAAAATATATTTTAATGAATTTAAAAATAAACATAAAGGCCGTATAGAAGTATTAACTAAGGATAAATTAAAAAGAGGAACATTAAGAGTTATTGTAGTTAAAAAAATAGAAGAGGTAATAATATAA
- the rnc gene encoding ribonuclease III, which yields MNRFNIKEVEKTIGFSFNENKLLKTALTHSSYANQHKDQEYNERFEFLGDAILQLCVTEYLFLNYKNKSEGELTKIRSLIVCENSLYEIGKKLNLGNFLRISRGEELTGGRERVSIIADSVEALIAAIYLDKGLEFVKDFILGYFEEIITMAINNDIVLDYKTKLQEELQKSGEVSIVYELLKYEGPPHRRKFFTAVIIDHKEFGKGEGYSKKESEQNAAKEALKLLEEMNE from the coding sequence ATGAACAGATTTAATATTAAAGAAGTTGAAAAAACAATAGGATTCTCCTTTAATGAAAATAAACTTTTAAAAACAGCATTAACTCATAGTTCTTATGCAAATCAACATAAGGATCAAGAATATAATGAACGATTTGAGTTTTTAGGAGATGCAATATTGCAGTTATGTGTAACTGAATATTTATTTTTAAATTATAAAAATAAAAGTGAAGGTGAGTTAACTAAAATTAGAAGTTTAATTGTATGTGAAAACTCATTATATGAAATAGGAAAGAAGTTAAACCTAGGTAACTTTTTAAGAATTAGTAGAGGAGAAGAGTTAACAGGGGGAAGAGAGAGGGTTTCTATTATAGCAGATTCAGTAGAAGCTTTAATAGCTGCTATATATCTAGACAAAGGATTAGAATTTGTTAAAGATTTTATATTGGGATATTTTGAAGAAATTATAACAATGGCAATAAATAATGATATAGTTTTAGACTATAAAACTAAACTTCAAGAAGAACTTCAAAAGTCCGGTGAGGTTTCAATTGTATATGAGCTTCTTAAATATGAAGGACCACCCCATAGAAGAAAATTCTTTACAGCAGTAATAATAGATCATAAAGAGTTTGGAAAAGGTGAAGGATATAGTAAAAAAGAATCAGAACAAAATGCTGCTAAAGAAGCTTTAAAATTGTTGGAGGAAATGAATGAGTAA